A segment of the Hemicordylus capensis ecotype Gifberg chromosome 6, rHemCap1.1.pri, whole genome shotgun sequence genome:
GACTgtacaaggtgtgtgtgtgtgggggaccaGGGTGCGGAGAACACACTGGAACAGAAGAGGTTCCCTATTAGATCAGCCCAGTGGTACCCTGATCTTAGCTTCTGTCTGTAGAATCAAAGGGAAagggttgtggtatgcaaggacacgGCAGAAGAGTGGAATCGGGAATgggaatagtttaatgaaatacagatattatgtacagagaggcacgTGCAGACtacttttccatgctcttgcggCTGGCTGTTatttagccctgcctctactccaggaagccatctaatggctcagtgggaaaatgacttgactagcaagccagaggttgctggttcaaatccccgctgatatgtttcccagcctatgggaaatgcctatattgggtagcagcgatataggaagatactgaaaggcatcatctcacactgtgcgggaaatggcaatggtcaacctctcctgtattctaccgaagacaaccacagggctctgtgggcgccaggagtcgacaccgactcgatagcagaactttacctttactactccaggactggaatacaagtaactcaaGCCCTGTTCAaaggctggcctggatcaaggaatggattaacccaaaacaccactcTGTCCTTGCCCATGGCCACAGAGCCAGCTTAATTTAGACTGGTAGGACTGGTGAACTAGGGGACAGGAAACTGCTTTGGGGCCATGAATTTGGGGCCAGATTTTATCTTTGGGGCACTGAAGCAGAAAGACCAAACCCGCAGCCCCACCAAGGACCAATGCTGGACACCTTCTGGGTGGTAGAGGAGGGTGCCCTAGAAGCGAGGGTGGTggtgccacgggggggggggggcgagggagaCAAGGGTACCCTCAGCCGTTTGCCCCCTAACCCCCCAATCTGATATGTGGGACACagcaaatgcactttgcccccacACTGCGCCCCTCTAATTcttttcctggtgctgccactggctAGAAGTGCCCCCTAACATCAGCCTCCTTTGTCTGCTCCCCAGTGACAGTGGGGAGGATGGCTCTGGCATGGACACTGCTCCTTTGGGAGCTTCCCTCAAGAGCAGTGTCAATAGCAAGCCATCATTGTCAATGCTCAGACAGACTCTGACCCCCAAGCAGTGCCAGAGAACAGACACAGGTGGGCGATGCCTGAGCGCATGGGTCCCAGCCGCTGCCCAGGCTGTCTAACCAGCAGCCATGGAATATGCAGCTCATGCAGAAGAAGGGAGGCATGAAGCAACCTCATAGACCTTCATATCCGTTGTCACTCCCAAACTAGTGATCAGACACTGAGGGGGGAATGggaaggttgtgctgtcgagttggtgttgattcctggcgaccaccaAACACTTAAGGACACCTTAATTCCCATAGGTCCCCCAATTATCAATTCCTGGGCAACAattcttcgtaatgaaccccgccgcccattgagatcatcaggaaaggtctgtctgcatttgccaccggcccgtctggtggctactcagggacgggccttctctgttgctgccccgaggctttggaatgcgctccctagtgcaataagagcctccccatctctgacatcctctAAAAAGTCCTTaataaagacgcatttcttcacccaggcttttaactgatattgttttgattgttttgaatgttgtttttagaatattgttttaaaaattttaaattgtgttttacatttcttgcttttaaatttttgttttgttttgcttttgtttttaattaatgttttacttttcaatcttgttgtaaaccacccagagacataagttttgggcggtgtaaaaatatgataaataaataaataaataaataaataaaacaaggcaccttttagagtggtgtctcttatacttagcagggagGGCACAATTGTCCTTTTCCAaatcagcacagcatctcttcagtgactgttgctagtgtctactttGTTTCTCTTTTTATACTGTAAGCTGTTTTggaaagcttccccccccccggaacccgctttgataacttttgttgttagaaactggtatataaatattattaataatctaATAACTGCCGAGCTTGTCTCTGATTACTAAGTTTAGcccagtatttattttttatttctatgCCAACACGTGGCCGTGAGTTCCACAGGACAAAAGCTACATATCTGGTGCAGAAAAGCCTAATTTCTTTTTGATTGCTTCTACTCTGTTTTTTCTTAAATGTTACGGAACGATATCCTTTTTCTTTCCCAGTATGACATTCCCCCAAGGAAAATGAAGATGCCGACGGTCATATTTTCTTTCCATTGGATGAAGAGGCGTAGCGGTAGCGGAGAGAAGCCAGCAAGAGCAGCGCCACCGGCCCCCAGCCGCACCccctgacgtcagacgctggggGCGCGGCTGGGGCGCGAGACTCCTCCCCTGCACGAAGGCATCCCTATTTGCTATGCCAAGCCTTTCAAGTCCAGCATTGCCCTTAGCCAAGATGGCGCGCACTCTTTTACTTCTGTCACCGTACCTCAGGCAACATAGCTGCTCCCTCACTACAAACGGCGAACAGCGGCTTCAACCGAGTATGAAGCCGAAACAAGATGGCGCCTGATGCCCAGTTAGGTATGCGCTTCACGCGCGCTTGCCCTCTCCTAATATGGCGTCCGGAGTCTATATAGGACATAGGCCTTGAAGCTTCCCTGAGTCACGGCGATTCACCCTTAGCTAAGATGGCGCTGGCCAGCCTGGTGCAGCCGCAGCTGCCCGTGAACAGGGCCGGGTTCTTTGGTTTCGGGGCCGGCAGCGAGTTTCGGCCCCTCGCGCTTGGCGCTTGCGGTGGAGAGGAGCATGTAACGCAGAGCCAGGCTTCGGGCCTGCCCCTGGCACTCGCCGCCCCCGGCCCCAGCAGCCTGGGCCAAGGCGGCGCCTCCGAGAAGGCCAAGATTGAGCTGCTGCATGGGACCACCACCTTGGCTttcaaggtggggcaggggctgcggccggggtggtggtgtcctTTGGGCTTGGGGGGTCAGAGGAGGGCAGGTTTGGGAGGAGTGGCGGAGCTTAGCTCTTTggagggagtgggtgggtgggtgtgtagtCCTTGGGGGTGCTGGAGGTAGGATAGCAGGAGATCTGGAGGGGTGAATCAGTGGGGGGCAGGATATTGGAGGGGGATGGCTGGTCCGGGTTTTGTATAACAGATCTAGGGAAGAGGGGAGGTCTGGAGAAGATAGGGGGCTACAGTTGAGGGAGGGAATGGGTGGAAGCTGTGTCGGGAGAAGGCTTTGGTGGGGGCAAGAGAGACTTGGAGgcgggggcattctggggagctggTGCTTGGATAGGGAAGGAAGAGGGCAGGCTTTGGGGAAGCAGCTTGAGAAGGACAGCTTGGGGTGATGGTGAGCAAAAAGTGGGGAACAGAGCCAAGAAAACCCGAGTATATTGGTCCTTGCCAGTGTTAgaatccctctaacagggattcccagatgttgttgactacaactcctatcatctccaagcaaaagccattgcagctggagattctgggagttgtaggcaacaacatccgGCCCTGCAGATGGAGCACTGGTCTTTGCCATGAATGTCAGAGGGCAGTTTGAGGTTGTCCCCTGGGTTTTCAGAAGAGATGTCTAGACATGGATGCCTCTCATTATCATTCCCTTTGTGGGCACCCCATGGAAGAGCTGATGTCACGAATCCTGTTGCAGTTTGGGAGTTTTgtttgaggcagtggcaggcTGCTTTGGTGTCTCCCATGTTGGAGTGGCAGATGGGTGGCTCTTGAAGTTGGCATCTTATCACCTGGCCAGTTGGGGTCAACTCCCTGGAGCTGGCCTCTTCTTTTAGCAGGTGATGGTTTGGACTAGCAACTACCCAGACTGAGGTAACTTTTAAGCGCTATTCATGATTTTGAtctcctcttttcttcttcttcttcttccagttcCAGCATGGTGTCATTGTGGCAGTGGATTCACGGGCCACAGCAGGTGTCTACATTGCTTCACAAACTGTGAAAAAGGTCATCGAGATCAACCCCTACCTGCTGGGCACCATGGCTGGCGGTGCAGCAGACTGCAGCTTCTGGGAGCGGCTGCTGGCACGGCAGTGCCGGATCTATGAACTCCGCAACAAGGAGCGGATCTCGGTGGCTGCTGCTTCCAAACTCTTGGCCAACATGGTTTATCAGTATAAGGGCATGGGGCTATCCATGGGTACCATGATCTGTGGCTGGGACAAGCGAGGGCCAGGTGAGGACATCATATGCTCCTTGGGAGCTTTTGGCAGCCTAAATTCCTCTGTTCACCACCTCATCTCACTAAATCCCAAACACTTTAAGTGTTGGGTATTTTGTCCTCTTTTCTTAGAGGTgcatattagggatgtacacggaactggttctatgcactcccaggagggcggGGAGGGGTGCTTCCTACCTGCCTATCCCTGCCCTGTaacttttcccccaccagcgctttCCCAAAAAGAGTGGGCACAGGactgcagcgttcctccttgcagccccgttcagcGTTGCCACGCAAATGGCTGACGCGCATGCACACAGCATGCACGCAcgttggccatttgcatggagatgctgaacagggctgcaaggaggaacgctgcagtCCTGCGCCCACTCTTTTTGAGAGAGTGCCAGCAAGGAGAAAGAGACGGGGGCTGACAAGTAGGCAGCGCTttccctgccatttaaagcaaccccctccTTGCCCTCAGAACTGGTCCAAATGCCGGTTCGACAGAACTGGTTCTACGCTCCCGAAaaggagtgctgaaccagttctgtgcacatccctagtgcatatGTCCATTTCTGCAATCTCCTGATTGCTCTAAAGTTAGCTGCATTTGCATAGATGCTTAGTACTTCAAGGGGTAATACTGTGTGGTGCACAACTTTCCCCCTGACCTTCACAATTCCCTCCCTCAGGGCCCAATGTTCACATTACCTCTTATTTCACTTGAGACTAGCTTTCCAGATACCCCAGTCCTTTATGTTCTGTTGCTTTTGGTATGCTTAAACTACCCCAACTTAAACATGTTTAGTTTTCTAGATTTTGTTTTTAGAACTGAATTCTATTGTGTGGTATGACATTTTGAAGTTGGGAGAGGAGATGTGGAGGTGGAACCtgatagcctgggaaacatatgGCCTTGTTGCCTGGATTCAAGTTATCTGGCAGATACTTGCTTATTGGGGAAGTGATTGACAGCTAACTCTTCCAACACCATTTCACTTTGCAAGTTTACCTGCCAAGAGTAATGTTAAAGCTGTGTTAAGGATGCTCCCAGATGTGGGGATGAAATGGCAGTACCTCCAAGCAGGAATGCTAACTAACCTGGGGGCTTGGTATTGCCACTGCTGCTTTGACATGATAGTTGCTGTGCCCTCCATACCCGCCCCCATGGATTCTCCTGGTCTGTGTGGACTAGCATTGATCCGCATGGAGCAAAACCCTTCTTCTGGAAGCTGTGTTCTGTTGTAAACACCTGTCCATGTGATGCTCTGTGGGTATAAGAAGCAATATATCTGGTCCTGTCTGCCTTTCTTCTTCACATAGCAGTCCATTGGATCAGACTGAAGTGCTGGAGATAAATATCACAGAACTTACATGGACCATGTCAGTTTCCTTAGTTTATTTGATAAATATCTTTCTTGTTTATGCATTTGAGGGCACTTGAGTCGCACAAAGGTAGCAATCTTAAGCACACACATTTGGGAataaattccactgaaatcagtgtgaTTTGCATCCATCTACATGTAT
Coding sequences within it:
- the PSMB5 gene encoding proteasome subunit beta type-5, producing the protein MALASLVQPQLPVNRAGFFGFGAGSEFRPLALGACGGEEHVTQSQASGLPLALAAPGPSSLGQGGASEKAKIELLHGTTTLAFKFQHGVIVAVDSRATAGVYIASQTVKKVIEINPYLLGTMAGGAADCSFWERLLARQCRIYELRNKERISVAAASKLLANMVYQYKGMGLSMGTMICGWDKRGPGLYYVDSEGNRISGTVFSVGSGSVYAYGVMDRGYSHDLSVEEAYDLARRAIYQATYRDAYSGGTVNLYHVRQDGWIRVSSDDVAKLHASFHGTPA